One region of Natronobacterium texcoconense genomic DNA includes:
- the hmgB gene encoding hydroxymethylglutaryl-CoA synthase, whose protein sequence is MTAVGIDAVEIWTGNLELDLPGTFAPQKGEDPEKYTKGLGLYASSFPDSYEDIVTMGANAAHRLMERKGLETDDIGRIDVATESAFDNSKPVSTYVAGCLEQVFEGDFHHANKGERKFACIAGTQSLDDACNWIRAGRNRGRAALVIATDTALYARGDAGEATQGAGAVAMLIDEDPDLVELSTEQGYGSADETDFLKPNQQFPSVDGKRSVQVYLARMREALEDYESVAGDVHVDDVAYAPFHTPFPGMVRKAALLAYRHIVRDTTIEDELADEIGRQPRPEAFDDDEAYRDALREYMDELKETDRYQEWYAETIDPTLTVSRNVGNWYTGSVHVARVSALKHALDEGRDMTGETMLIGSYGSGAQAEIHAETVCDGWEEEIEALNVDAQIEERYDLEWEDYEEIHDAHNHDVDSDVEELTTPEGEFVFDGWGRMGERKYRYVE, encoded by the coding sequence ATGACAGCAGTCGGTATCGACGCGGTCGAAATCTGGACCGGGAATCTCGAACTCGACTTGCCCGGCACGTTCGCCCCGCAGAAGGGCGAAGACCCGGAAAAGTACACGAAAGGTCTCGGTCTCTACGCCAGTTCCTTCCCCGACAGCTACGAAGACATCGTCACGATGGGAGCAAACGCTGCCCATCGCCTGATGGAACGCAAGGGCCTCGAGACCGACGATATCGGTCGTATCGACGTCGCGACCGAGAGCGCGTTCGACAACTCGAAGCCGGTTTCGACGTACGTCGCTGGTTGTCTCGAGCAGGTCTTCGAGGGTGACTTCCACCACGCGAACAAGGGCGAACGGAAGTTCGCCTGTATCGCAGGGACCCAGAGTCTCGACGACGCCTGCAACTGGATTCGCGCGGGCCGCAACCGCGGCCGCGCGGCACTGGTCATCGCGACCGACACCGCCCTCTACGCTCGCGGTGACGCCGGCGAAGCGACCCAGGGCGCCGGTGCCGTCGCGATGTTGATCGACGAGGACCCCGACCTGGTCGAACTCTCGACCGAACAGGGCTACGGCTCGGCCGACGAGACCGACTTCCTCAAGCCAAACCAGCAGTTCCCCTCCGTCGACGGCAAACGCTCCGTGCAGGTGTACCTCGCCCGCATGCGCGAGGCGCTCGAGGACTACGAGAGCGTCGCCGGCGACGTTCACGTCGACGACGTCGCGTACGCGCCGTTCCACACCCCGTTCCCGGGCATGGTCCGGAAGGCCGCCTTGCTCGCGTACCGACACATCGTCCGCGACACGACCATCGAGGACGAACTCGCCGACGAGATCGGTCGCCAGCCCCGACCCGAGGCGTTCGACGACGACGAGGCCTACCGCGACGCGCTCCGGGAGTACATGGACGAACTCAAGGAGACCGACCGCTACCAGGAGTGGTACGCCGAGACCATCGATCCGACCCTGACCGTCTCGCGCAACGTCGGCAACTGGTACACCGGCTCCGTCCACGTCGCCCGCGTCAGTGCCCTCAAACACGCTCTCGACGAGGGTCGAGACATGACCGGTGAGACCATGCTCATCGGCTCCTACGGCAGCGGTGCTCAGGCGGAAATTCACGCCGAAACAGTCTGTGACGGCTGGGAAGAAGAGATCGAGGCGCTGAACGTCGATGCCCAGATCGAGGAGCGCTACGACCTCGAGTGGGAGGACTACGAGGAGATCCACGACGCCCACAACCACGACGTCGACTCCGACGTCGAGGAGCTCACGACGCCCGAAGGAGAGTTCGTCTTCGACGGCTGGGGACGAATGGGCGAGCGCAAGTACCGCTACGTCGAGTAG
- a CDS encoding sulfite exporter TauE/SafE family protein: MDPLTLLGIDVALFFVIGLLAGAHCIGMCGPLVTVYASQMDSGSDAVADGGRTGHLSTYEVRQHALFNLGRMGSYTILGAAFGALGSVLFVTTAELTSIVDVARGGVGLVVGAFVVVTGIYYLLGRTTGGIHLPGLQRLTGWLTARVDRLANGPGIIGLGAVHGLLPCPVLYPAFLYAFAIGSPTGGALALAALGAGTIPAVFAYGTVLETVDVAHRRRVHRLLGVAFVVLGYVLLAHGLMALGYPVPHPELPFYDGIDAPGTGHDHH; the protein is encoded by the coding sequence ATGGATCCACTCACACTCCTCGGTATCGACGTGGCGCTGTTCTTCGTCATCGGCTTGCTCGCCGGCGCTCACTGTATCGGGATGTGTGGGCCGCTGGTGACCGTCTACGCGAGCCAGATGGACAGCGGCAGTGACGCGGTTGCCGACGGCGGGCGAACGGGTCATCTGTCGACCTACGAGGTCCGCCAGCACGCACTGTTCAATCTCGGCCGGATGGGGAGTTACACGATCCTCGGGGCAGCCTTCGGCGCGCTCGGGAGCGTCCTGTTCGTGACGACCGCGGAGTTGACGTCGATCGTCGACGTCGCACGCGGCGGCGTCGGCCTCGTCGTCGGCGCGTTCGTCGTCGTCACCGGAATCTACTACCTGCTCGGACGGACGACCGGCGGCATCCACCTGCCGGGCCTGCAGCGACTCACCGGCTGGCTCACCGCTCGCGTCGACCGTCTGGCGAACGGCCCCGGCATAATCGGGCTGGGTGCGGTCCACGGACTGCTCCCCTGTCCCGTGCTCTACCCGGCGTTCCTCTATGCGTTCGCGATCGGATCGCCGACCGGCGGCGCGCTCGCGCTGGCCGCGCTCGGGGCCGGAACGATCCCTGCAGTCTTCGCCTACGGGACCGTCCTCGAGACCGTCGACGTCGCCCACCGGCGGCGCGTCCACCGGCTGCTCGGGGTCGCGTTCGTCGTCTTGGGCTACGTCCTGCTGGCTCACGGGCTGATGGCGCTTGGCTATCCCGTCCCCCACCCCGAGTTGCCGTTCTACGACGGCATCGACGCGCCGGGCACCGGACACGACCACCACTGA
- a CDS encoding heavy metal translocating P-type ATPase, with product MTDEPLDETGSAPDGSDTTDDGCTLCDLPVEGSGVVADGNAFCCAGCREVYDALGDVEDVSAEDVRERQTVDTDPDDDPAVPDDHEATYLEVDGMYCATCEAFIESVATETDGVSAASASYVTDTVRIDHDPDAVDGEELQDVVSGLGYSAYDRDDAFSRRQADNWAMARIAVGVLMGMMVMLQYVVIIYPTYFGGLFYDERTYQFFTETLASDLATPFYLMIAALTTVVLGVTGKPILQGAYVAIKTRTPNMDLLVSIAAVSAYLYSTLSIAVGGPHIYYDVTVAIIVIVSVGSYYESEIKREATQRLSDLTTVQVDDARRVLENGDHEDVAVGDLVAGDRVLVRTGERVPVDGEIVDGEAAVDEAVVTGESLPVTKEAGDDVVGGSMVAEGALTVHVGEDATSTLDRITELVWDLQSGTHGIQKLADKLATIFVPLVLVLATVVTAIYLLTGAGVATSLLIGLTVLIVSCPCALGLATPLAVAAGIRDALRNSIVVFDDSVFERIRDADTVVFDKTGTLTTGEMSVVETDLEDDLLEQAAALERRSAHPVGQAIAAAAPIADGGSVEAASSESEPEDASDERVDSFESHRNGVSGVVDGEAAVVGHPDLFRDRGWEMPDSIADRIDDARETGNVPVAVGRDGTAEGVVVVGDELREEWGETLSTIAETDVEVVVLTGDDPRAATRFRENDAVDRVFAGVPPEGKAETVERLKGTGRTVMVGDGTNDAPALAAADLGIALGGGTAMAADAADVALVDDDLSSVDTVFELARATDRRVKGNIGWAFCYNAIAIPLAVTGLLNPLFAAIAMGASSLLVVTNSSRSLIED from the coding sequence ATGACTGACGAACCACTCGACGAAACCGGATCTGCTCCCGACGGTAGCGACACGACCGACGACGGCTGTACGCTGTGTGATCTGCCGGTCGAGGGCAGCGGCGTCGTCGCGGACGGCAACGCGTTCTGCTGTGCCGGCTGTCGCGAGGTCTACGACGCCCTCGGCGACGTCGAGGACGTTAGCGCAGAAGACGTCCGCGAACGCCAAACCGTCGATACCGACCCCGACGACGACCCAGCCGTTCCGGACGACCACGAGGCGACCTACCTCGAGGTCGACGGGATGTACTGTGCGACCTGCGAGGCGTTCATCGAGTCGGTCGCCACGGAGACCGACGGCGTCAGCGCGGCGAGTGCCAGTTACGTGACCGACACGGTCCGGATCGACCACGATCCCGACGCCGTCGACGGCGAGGAACTACAGGACGTCGTCAGCGGCCTCGGCTACAGTGCCTACGACCGCGACGACGCGTTCAGTCGCCGCCAGGCCGACAACTGGGCGATGGCACGGATCGCGGTCGGCGTCCTGATGGGGATGATGGTGATGTTGCAGTACGTCGTCATCATCTACCCGACCTACTTCGGCGGGCTCTTCTACGACGAGCGCACCTACCAGTTCTTCACGGAAACGCTCGCGAGCGACCTCGCGACGCCGTTTTACCTCATGATCGCCGCGCTGACGACGGTCGTCCTCGGGGTCACTGGAAAGCCGATCCTGCAGGGCGCTTACGTCGCCATCAAGACGCGGACGCCGAACATGGACCTGCTGGTCTCGATCGCAGCCGTCAGCGCCTACCTCTACAGCACCCTCTCGATCGCCGTCGGCGGGCCACACATCTACTACGACGTCACCGTCGCGATCATCGTCATCGTCTCCGTCGGGAGCTACTACGAGTCGGAGATCAAACGCGAGGCGACCCAGCGCCTCTCCGATCTGACGACCGTCCAGGTCGACGACGCACGCCGCGTTCTCGAGAACGGCGACCACGAGGACGTCGCCGTCGGCGACCTGGTGGCGGGCGACCGCGTACTGGTTCGGACCGGCGAACGCGTCCCCGTCGACGGCGAGATCGTCGACGGCGAGGCGGCGGTCGACGAGGCGGTCGTCACCGGCGAATCTCTGCCCGTGACCAAGGAGGCCGGAGACGACGTCGTCGGCGGGTCGATGGTCGCCGAAGGCGCGCTGACCGTCCACGTCGGCGAGGATGCGACGAGCACCCTCGACCGGATCACCGAACTCGTCTGGGATCTCCAGAGTGGCACCCACGGCATCCAGAAGCTCGCGGACAAACTGGCGACGATCTTCGTCCCGCTCGTGCTCGTCCTGGCGACGGTCGTCACCGCGATCTACCTCCTGACAGGTGCCGGCGTCGCAACCTCCCTGCTGATCGGGCTCACCGTCCTGATCGTCTCCTGTCCGTGCGCGCTCGGGCTGGCGACCCCACTAGCCGTCGCCGCAGGGATCCGCGACGCCCTACGAAACTCGATCGTCGTCTTCGACGACAGCGTCTTCGAACGCATCCGCGACGCCGACACCGTCGTCTTCGACAAGACCGGCACCCTGACGACCGGCGAGATGTCCGTCGTCGAGACCGACCTCGAGGACGACCTGCTCGAGCAGGCCGCGGCGCTCGAGCGCCGATCCGCCCATCCGGTCGGGCAGGCGATCGCGGCTGCAGCGCCGATCGCGGACGGAGGAAGCGTCGAGGCGGCCTCGAGCGAGAGCGAACCCGAAGACGCGAGCGACGAGCGCGTCGACTCCTTCGAAAGTCACCGGAACGGTGTCTCGGGCGTCGTCGACGGCGAGGCGGCCGTCGTCGGCCACCCGGATCTGTTCCGCGACCGCGGCTGGGAAATGCCCGACTCGATCGCGGACCGTATCGACGACGCCCGCGAGACAGGGAACGTGCCGGTCGCCGTCGGCCGTGACGGAACGGCCGAGGGCGTCGTGGTCGTCGGCGACGAACTCCGCGAGGAGTGGGGCGAGACGCTGTCGACGATCGCCGAGACAGACGTCGAGGTCGTCGTCCTCACCGGCGACGATCCACGTGCGGCGACCCGGTTCCGTGAGAACGACGCCGTCGACCGCGTGTTCGCCGGCGTCCCGCCCGAAGGAAAAGCCGAGACCGTCGAACGGCTCAAGGGAACCGGCCGAACGGTCATGGTCGGCGACGGGACCAACGACGCGCCGGCGCTCGCGGCCGCCGACCTCGGCATCGCGCTCGGCGGCGGCACTGCGATGGCCGCCGACGCCGCAGACGTCGCGCTCGTCGACGACGACCTCTCGTCGGTCGACACCGTCTTCGAACTCGCCCGCGCAACCGACCGCCGGGTCAAGGGCAACATCGGCTGGGCGTTCTGTTACAACGCCATCGCGATCCCGCTTGCCGTTACCGGACTGCTCAATCCGCTTTTCGCGGCGATCGCGATGGGAGCGAGTAGCCTGCTGGTCGTCACGAACTCCTCGCGGTCGCTGATCGAGGACTGA
- a CDS encoding AI-2E family transporter has protein sequence MADRPDLPSWDFDRPGLAALVATTVVLAALVILPYVQYVLLGIVLAYILVPAQRRLEQYVGSMIAAGVLVAVAILAILLPVAYVLALAFREALQVVEAIQEGDLDVAAIEARLEATGYPVDLAGMYGEYQEPITTGIQGLATGGLEIVGGLPGILIGLTVTLFVLFALLRDRERLISWIREVVPIEDEIQRELLAGYDQLMWASVVGNVAVAIIQAIALGIGLAILDVPAVVFLTVATFVLALLPLVGAFGVWVPLSVYLVAAGRPIAAAGLVAYGSIVSASDTYLRPALIGRTSAFNSAIIVVGIFGGIIVFGAVGLFVGPVVLGGAKITVDVYVREQWDRATEADTPAETSQSTQAAGESLNDETERHEPDSDDESPSDDTVDPALEEQDESDADETELGTDTATDPDSAP, from the coding sequence ATGGCAGACAGGCCCGACCTACCCTCGTGGGACTTCGACCGCCCGGGGCTCGCCGCCCTCGTCGCCACAACGGTCGTGCTGGCAGCGCTCGTCATCCTGCCGTACGTCCAGTACGTCCTGCTTGGGATCGTCCTCGCGTACATTCTCGTGCCTGCCCAGCGTCGTCTCGAGCAGTACGTGGGGTCGATGATCGCTGCCGGCGTCCTCGTCGCAGTTGCGATCCTCGCGATCTTGCTCCCGGTCGCGTACGTACTCGCGCTTGCGTTCCGCGAGGCACTGCAAGTCGTCGAGGCAATCCAGGAAGGAGACCTCGACGTGGCAGCGATCGAGGCACGTCTCGAGGCGACGGGGTATCCGGTCGATCTCGCCGGCATGTACGGCGAGTACCAGGAACCGATCACGACGGGGATCCAGGGGCTGGCTACGGGCGGTCTCGAGATTGTTGGCGGCCTACCGGGAATCCTGATCGGACTCACGGTGACGCTTTTCGTACTGTTCGCGCTGTTGCGTGATCGCGAACGGTTGATCAGCTGGATTCGGGAGGTCGTCCCGATCGAAGACGAGATCCAGCGGGAATTGCTCGCGGGCTACGACCAGTTGATGTGGGCATCGGTCGTCGGTAACGTTGCGGTCGCGATCATCCAGGCGATCGCACTCGGTATCGGGCTTGCGATACTGGACGTTCCCGCGGTGGTCTTTCTGACCGTCGCGACGTTCGTCCTTGCACTGCTCCCGCTGGTGGGTGCCTTTGGCGTCTGGGTGCCACTCTCGGTGTATCTGGTTGCGGCCGGTCGGCCCATCGCGGCGGCCGGGCTCGTCGCCTACGGTTCGATCGTCAGCGCCTCAGATACCTACCTGCGCCCCGCGCTCATCGGCCGGACGAGTGCGTTCAACTCCGCGATTATCGTCGTCGGTATCTTCGGCGGGATCATCGTCTTCGGCGCGGTCGGCCTGTTCGTCGGTCCCGTCGTCCTCGGCGGTGCGAAAATCACGGTCGACGTCTACGTTCGAGAGCAGTGGGATCGAGCGACTGAGGCCGACACTCCGGCAGAAACGAGCCAGTCCACGCAGGCAGCCGGCGAGTCGCTGAACGACGAAACCGAGCGGCACGAACCGGATTCCGACGACGAATCGCCGAGCGACGACACTGTCGATCCGGCGCTAGAGGAACAAGACGAGTCCGACGCAGACGAGACCGAACTCGGAACGGATACGGCGACCGATCCCGACTCCGCTCCATAG
- the gcvPA gene encoding aminomethyl-transferring glycine dehydrogenase subunit GcvPA, with amino-acid sequence MTESQTTGSPYAPHTDDEQAAMLEAVGADTVEELFDIPDAVEFDGEFGIDTRTERETRELVRSILDRNDDLTELLGRGHYGYYVPSVVDHLADRSEFLTSYTQYQPEVSQGFLQALFEYQSLLVELTGLEIANCSMYDAATALGEAATLAERVRSTSGTRVLVPDLLRDGRRSTLENYVAGTDLVVEEYPTEDGGVDFGALEETVDEDVVMVYAENPTVRGTIEERLAEIGDLTEESDALFVLGSDPVALSLLQRPADVGADVVVGDASVLGLPTSYGMGLGLFACREDYLRQVPGRLVGASDDATDRRAYTLTLQTREQHIRRERATSNICTNQAWVALRTAMHAASLGPNGMVDLAKRGVRRAEELADRLDELEGVTAPVHDRRHFREFVATVDEPAATVAADLEDRGFAVHVVDDHEIQICTAGASDEEIDEFAETFSEVVR; translated from the coding sequence ATGACCGAATCACAGACGACGGGGAGTCCGTACGCTCCCCATACGGACGACGAACAGGCGGCGATGCTCGAGGCCGTCGGCGCCGACACAGTCGAGGAACTGTTCGACATCCCCGACGCAGTCGAGTTCGACGGGGAGTTCGGCATCGACACGCGAACTGAACGCGAGACCAGGGAACTGGTCCGATCGATACTCGACCGCAACGACGACCTCACCGAACTGCTCGGGCGCGGTCACTACGGCTACTACGTGCCGTCGGTGGTCGACCACCTCGCGGATCGCTCGGAGTTTCTGACCTCCTACACCCAGTACCAGCCCGAAGTGTCCCAGGGGTTCCTGCAGGCACTGTTCGAGTATCAGTCGCTGCTGGTCGAGTTGACCGGCCTCGAGATCGCAAACTGCTCGATGTACGACGCTGCGACGGCACTTGGCGAGGCCGCGACGCTGGCCGAACGCGTCCGCTCGACCAGCGGGACGCGCGTGCTCGTCCCCGACCTCCTGCGTGACGGTCGGCGAAGCACGCTCGAGAACTACGTCGCCGGCACGGACCTCGTCGTCGAGGAGTACCCAACCGAAGACGGCGGCGTCGACTTCGGGGCGCTCGAGGAGACCGTCGACGAGGACGTCGTCATGGTCTACGCCGAGAATCCGACGGTCCGGGGAACGATCGAGGAGCGACTCGCCGAGATCGGCGACCTCACCGAGGAGAGCGACGCCCTGTTCGTGCTCGGCTCGGATCCGGTCGCACTGTCGCTGCTTCAGCGGCCGGCCGACGTCGGTGCCGACGTGGTCGTCGGCGACGCCAGCGTCCTCGGCCTGCCGACGAGTTACGGGATGGGGCTCGGCCTCTTTGCCTGTCGTGAGGACTACCTCCGGCAGGTGCCCGGCCGACTCGTCGGGGCCAGCGACGACGCGACCGACCGCCGTGCCTACACACTGACGCTGCAGACCCGCGAACAGCACATCCGACGCGAGCGAGCGACGAGTAACATCTGTACGAACCAGGCGTGGGTCGCCCTGCGAACCGCGATGCACGCCGCCTCCCTCGGCCCCAACGGGATGGTCGATCTCGCGAAACGCGGCGTTCGGCGGGCCGAGGAACTCGCAGATCGGCTCGACGAACTCGAGGGCGTCACGGCACCGGTCCACGACCGGCGGCACTTCCGCGAGTTCGTCGCGACAGTCGACGAGCCAGCGGCGACGGTCGCCGCGGATCTCGAGGACCGCGGCTTCGCGGTCCACGTCGTCGACGACCACGAGATCCAGATCTGCACTGCGGGTGCAAGCGACGAGGAAATCGATGAGTTCGCCGAGACGTTCTCGGAGGTGGTACGATGA
- the gcvPB gene encoding aminomethyl-transferring glycine dehydrogenase subunit GcvPB → MSDEQVRYDQARYVEDGQYEPLLSEKDLTRVDVDDDSPLPDDLTRDSLELPELSEPELARHYTRLSQMIYGIDTGPYPLGSCTMKYNPKFTEDVAALPSAGVHPDRSEESVQGTLELLYRLQDYLGRIGGMDAVTLQPPAGAAGEFVGIRVATAYHEHNGEDHRDEVIIPESAHGTNFATAALGGYDVVSLPSDDEGRVDLEALEAALSEDTAALMLTNPNTLGLFERDITEIAEMVHDVGGLLYYDGANLNALLGRARPGDMGFDVMHYNVHKTFATPHGGGGPGAGPVGVAEKLEPFLPAPRVREAEGDADYELFDPEHTIGKVHGYQGNWLVLIKAFAYIARLGDEGLADASAKAVLNANYLASQIGYDVPYEPFHHEFVASAGDQDAADVAKRMLDYGVHPPTTKWPEIVPEALMTEPTEVESKDTLDRLAAAFDAVAEEDDETLEAAPERTTARRIDQTNAARDPQLSWHTLEDGE, encoded by the coding sequence ATGAGCGACGAACAGGTTCGATACGATCAGGCTCGCTACGTCGAGGACGGCCAGTACGAACCGCTGCTCTCCGAGAAGGACCTGACGCGGGTCGACGTCGACGACGACTCGCCGCTACCCGACGACCTTACCCGGGACTCCCTCGAGTTGCCGGAACTCTCCGAGCCCGAACTGGCTCGTCATTACACGCGACTCTCCCAGATGATCTACGGGATCGACACCGGTCCCTACCCGCTGGGGTCGTGTACGATGAAGTACAACCCCAAGTTCACCGAGGACGTCGCGGCGCTCCCCTCGGCTGGGGTCCACCCCGACCGCTCGGAGGAGTCGGTCCAGGGCACTCTCGAACTGCTGTACCGGTTGCAGGACTACCTCGGTCGGATCGGCGGCATGGACGCCGTCACGCTTCAGCCGCCAGCGGGTGCGGCCGGCGAGTTCGTCGGCATCCGCGTCGCCACGGCCTACCACGAACACAACGGCGAGGACCACCGCGACGAGGTCATCATCCCCGAAAGCGCCCACGGGACCAACTTCGCGACCGCCGCGCTGGGCGGCTACGACGTCGTCTCCCTGCCAAGCGACGACGAAGGACGCGTCGACCTCGAGGCGCTCGAGGCCGCCCTCTCGGAGGACACGGCAGCGCTGATGCTGACGAACCCGAACACGCTCGGGCTGTTCGAGCGCGATATTACGGAAATCGCGGAGATGGTCCACGACGTCGGCGGCCTGCTGTACTACGACGGGGCGAACCTCAACGCCCTGCTCGGCCGCGCTCGTCCGGGCGACATGGGCTTCGACGTGATGCACTACAACGTCCACAAGACGTTCGCGACGCCCCACGGCGGCGGTGGCCCCGGTGCGGGTCCCGTCGGCGTCGCAGAGAAACTCGAGCCGTTCCTGCCGGCGCCCCGCGTCCGGGAAGCCGAGGGCGACGCGGACTACGAACTGTTCGATCCCGAACACACCATCGGCAAGGTCCACGGCTACCAGGGCAACTGGCTCGTGCTGATCAAGGCGTTCGCCTACATCGCTCGCCTCGGCGACGAAGGACTGGCGGATGCGAGCGCCAAGGCGGTACTCAACGCGAACTACCTCGCGAGCCAGATCGGTTACGACGTCCCCTACGAGCCGTTCCACCACGAGTTCGTCGCCAGCGCCGGTGACCAGGACGCCGCCGACGTCGCCAAACGGATGCTCGACTACGGCGTCCATCCGCCGACGACCAAGTGGCCCGAGATCGTTCCCGAGGCGCTGATGACCGAGCCGACGGAAGTCGAGAGCAAGGATACGCTGGACCGCCTCGCCGCAGCGTTCGACGCCGTCGCCGAAGAAGACGACGAGACGCTCGAGGCCGCTCCCGAGCGGACGACCGCACGGCGGATCGACCAGACGAACGCGGCTCGAGATCCACAGCTGTCCTGGCATACGCTCGAGGACGGCGAGTAA
- a CDS encoding DUF7838 family putative zinc beta-ribbon protein, whose amino-acid sequence MALELDHDCPDCGGEKTFYRAASTTLHLGEKVKWHCPDCDYGFVRIGDDGTAVDSSAAQS is encoded by the coding sequence ATGGCCCTAGAACTCGACCACGACTGCCCCGACTGCGGGGGAGAGAAGACGTTCTACCGTGCGGCGAGTACGACGCTGCACCTCGGTGAGAAAGTCAAGTGGCACTGCCCGGACTGTGACTACGGCTTCGTCCGCATCGGCGACGACGGAACCGCAGTCGACTCGAGCGCTGCGCAGTCGTAG
- a CDS encoding cob(I)yrinic acid a,c-diamide adenosyltransferase: MPIYTGRGDDGETDLRDMSRVSKTSPRIEAYGTVDELNALLGSVRPTGYDDVDDQLRTIQNHLHVVQADFANPDPEEDDPVIREEHVETVEEWIDDHDDELEPLTSFILPSGSNHGSRLHHARAVCRRAERRAVELAEEEQINEQAVQYLNRLSDGLFTLARVVNQRDGETEEAPQY; this comes from the coding sequence ATGCCGATCTACACAGGACGTGGCGACGATGGCGAGACCGACCTCCGGGACATGAGCCGGGTGTCGAAGACCAGTCCCCGCATCGAGGCCTACGGCACCGTCGACGAACTCAACGCCCTGCTCGGGAGCGTCCGTCCGACGGGATACGACGACGTCGACGACCAGCTCCGGACGATCCAGAACCACCTCCACGTCGTCCAGGCCGACTTCGCCAACCCCGACCCCGAGGAGGACGATCCCGTCATCCGGGAGGAGCACGTCGAGACCGTCGAGGAGTGGATCGACGACCACGACGACGAACTCGAGCCGCTGACCTCCTTCATCCTCCCGTCGGGATCGAATCACGGCTCGCGGCTCCACCACGCCCGCGCGGTCTGTCGACGCGCCGAACGTCGAGCTGTCGAGCTGGCGGAGGAAGAACAGATCAACGAACAGGCCGTCCAGTACCTGAATCGGCTCTCGGATGGCCTGTTTACGCTGGCTCGCGTGGTCAACCAGCGCGACGGAGAAACGGAAGAAGCGCCGCAGTACTGA